The following are encoded together in the Diabrotica undecimpunctata isolate CICGRU chromosome 7, icDiaUnde3, whole genome shotgun sequence genome:
- the LOC140446749 gene encoding endocuticle structural glycoprotein SgAbd-8-like: MKVVVSLVLFNFISTISTQTRTKSNTIPAIVRQTFEITPEGSYNYAFETENEIYLEEEGHLDNEGKLTKQGQYQYTGPNGEIIRTIYTADEEGFHPQGAHLPTAPPLPPASFSFSNWP, from the exons gtatccttagttttatttaactttatttcgaCCATTAGTACTCAAACTCGCACCAAGTCGAATACAATTCCAGCTATAGTACGACAAACTTTTGAAATTACTCCCGAAGGATCATATAATTATGCATTTGAAACTGAAAACGAAATTTATTTAGAAGAGGAGGGACACCTTGATAATGAGGGAAAGTTAACAAAACAAG GACAGTACCAGTATACTGGGCCGAATGGGGAAATCATAAGAACTATATACACAGCTGACGAAGAGGGATTTCATCCACAAGGTGCGCATTTGCCAACCGCTCCGCCTCTTCCACCTGCATCTTTTTCGTTTAGTAATTGGccttaa
- the LOC140445359 gene encoding endocuticle structural glycoprotein SgAbd-2-like translates to MKTIIAFSTIVAVALAASLERVDPKHIPIIRQENEVSVDGNYRSSFETGNGIVIQEQGVLKNAGSQDAASEVVGSAEWKSPEGVPVVLKYVANEFGYQPEGSHLPTPPVDTNTPPPIPEAILRSLEWNAAHPEENEEYQRPQHQ, encoded by the exons ATGAAGACCATT ATCGCTTTTTCGACAATTGTAGCCGTAGCATTAGCAGCTAGTCTCGAGCGCGTCGATCCTAAGCATATTCCCATAATCAGACAGGAAAACGAAGTCAGCGTGGACGGAAACTACCGTTCTTCATTTGAAACTGGAAACGGAATCGTCATCCAAGAACAGGGTGTTCTTAAAAACGCTGGTAGCCAAGATGCGGCTTCTGAAGTAGTTGGATCAGCAGAATGGAAAAGCCCAGAAGGAGTTCCAGTAGTCCTGAAGTATGTAGCTAATGAATTTGGATACCAACCCGAAGGAAGCCATCTCCCCACTCCACCAGTAGACACCAACACACCCCCACCAATACCAGAAGCAATCCTTAGGTCTTTGGAATGGAACGCTGCTCATCCAGAAGAAAATGAAGAATATCAAAGACCACAACATcagtaa